A window of Aeromicrobium sp. Root236 contains these coding sequences:
- a CDS encoding M23 family metallopeptidase, with protein sequence MSSSAPKRRLDVRQETLKRTPGKRTAQRRKTRKRSFTPTPAMAGAFILVLAAFGSTIIGSSGDGDSLANDKYQTISQSYVGADDAAANGKVDISRSFDRALTTKQIKIQTQQALIAKADLRAKTQNAADTLLRNQWVLPVTGYHLTARFGQRSGLWSTVHTGLDFAGPSGSTIVSVAAGVVKSTGYEGAYGNRTVITLRDGTDIWYCHQSRIAVKVGQTVEPNQVIGYTGSTGNVTGPHLHLEVHPGGGVAVDPEPVLRQHSVNP encoded by the coding sequence GTGTCTTCGTCTGCGCCTAAACGCCGACTGGATGTACGCCAGGAGACCCTCAAGCGAACACCGGGCAAGCGGACCGCTCAGCGGCGCAAGACCCGCAAGCGCAGCTTCACCCCTACCCCAGCCATGGCCGGTGCATTCATCCTGGTCCTGGCTGCTTTTGGTTCCACGATCATCGGCAGCTCGGGTGACGGCGACTCGCTGGCCAACGACAAGTACCAGACGATCTCGCAGAGCTATGTCGGCGCGGATGACGCCGCCGCCAACGGCAAGGTCGACATCAGCCGCAGCTTCGACCGCGCGCTGACGACCAAGCAGATCAAGATCCAGACCCAGCAGGCCCTGATCGCCAAGGCCGATCTTCGCGCCAAGACCCAGAACGCGGCCGACACGCTGCTGCGCAACCAGTGGGTCCTCCCGGTCACCGGCTACCACCTCACGGCGCGGTTCGGTCAGCGCAGCGGCCTGTGGTCCACGGTCCACACCGGCCTCGACTTCGCCGGCCCGTCGGGCTCGACGATCGTGTCGGTCGCCGCGGGCGTCGTGAAGTCGACGGGCTACGAGGGCGCCTACGGCAACCGCACCGTCATCACCCTCCGCGACGGCACCGACATCTGGTACTGCCACCAGAGCCGCATCGCGGTCAAGGTCGGCCAGACCGTCGAGCCCAACCAGGTCATCGGCTACACCGGCTCGACCGGCAACGTCACCGGACCCCACCTGCACCTCGAGGTGCACCCGGGCGGCGGCGTCGCGGTCGACCCCGAGCCGGTCCTGCGCCAGCACAGCGTCAACCCCTGA
- a CDS encoding cobalamin B12-binding domain-containing protein yields MVRQRVVLGSIGDDERASAMARRLRDEGQEVVYVGGHQTPEQLARTVIAEDVATILVDGDDNAVARIAELCRELGAEDVVVTPLDVRPGAPRSP; encoded by the coding sequence ATGGTAAGACAGCGTGTCGTCCTCGGGTCGATCGGCGATGACGAGCGGGCCAGCGCCATGGCCAGACGGCTGCGCGACGAGGGCCAGGAGGTCGTGTACGTCGGTGGTCACCAGACGCCGGAGCAGCTCGCTCGCACCGTGATCGCGGAGGACGTGGCGACGATCCTGGTCGACGGCGACGACAACGCGGTGGCCCGCATCGCCGAGCTGTGCCGCGAGCTCGGCGCGGAGGACGTCGTCGTCACGCCTCTCGACGTACGTCCTGGCGCGCCTCGATCTCCGTGA